A single window of Athene noctua chromosome 1, bAthNoc1.hap1.1, whole genome shotgun sequence DNA harbors:
- the SIX2 gene encoding homeobox protein SIX2 isoform X2, translating to MSMLPTFGFTQEQVACVCEVLQQGGNIERLGRFLWSLPACEHLHKNESVLKAKAVVAFHRGNFRELYKILESHQFSAHNHPKLQQLWLKAHYIEAEKLRGRPLGAVGKYRVRRKFPLPRSIWDGEETSYCFKEKSRSVLREWYAHNPYPSPREKRELAEATGLTTTQVSNWFKNRRQRDRAAEAKERYRENNENSNSNSHNPLSASMNGNKTVLGSSEDEKTPSGTPDHTSSSPALLLSSNPGLQPLHGLGHPQGPSAIPVPSADPMHHHSLQDSILNPMSSNLVDLGS from the exons ATGTCGATGCTCCCGACTTTTGGCTTCACCCAAGAGCAAGTGGCCTGCGTCTGCGAGGTGCTCCAGCAAGGCGGCAACATCGAGCGGCTGGGGCGGTTCCTCTGGTCCCTCCCTGCCTGCGAGCACCTCCACAAGAACGAGAGCGTCCTGAAGGCCAAGGCGGTGGTGGCCTTCCACCGGGGCAACTTCCGCGAGCTCTACAAGATCCTGGAGAGCCACCAGTTCTCGGCGCACAACCACCccaagctgcagcagctctggctgaAGGCGCACTACATCGAGGCGGAGAAGCTGCGGGGGCGACCCCTAGGGGCGGTGGGCAAGTACCGGGTGCGCCGCAAGTTCCCGCTGCCCCGCTCCATCTGGGACGGCGAGGAGACCAGCTACTGCTTCAAGGAGAAGAGCCGCAGCGTCCTCCGCGAGTGGTACGCCCACAACCCCTACCCGTCCCCCCGCGAGAAGCGGGAGCTGGCCGAGGCCACCGGCCTCACCACCACCCAGGTCAGCAACTGGTTCAAGAACCGCCGGCAGCGGGACCGCGCCGCCGAGGCCAAGGAAAGG TATAGGGAAAACAACGAGAATTCCAACTCCAACAGCCACAACCCGCTCTCGGCGTCAATGAACGGGAATAAGACAGTTTTGGGGAGCTCAGAGGACGAGAAGACGCCGTCAGGGACCCCGGATCACACCTCCTCCAGCCCCGCGCTGCTGCTCAGCTCCAACCCCGGGCTGCAGCCCCTGCACGGCCTGGGCCACCCCCAGGGCCCCAGCGCCATCCCCGTGCCCAGCGCCGACCCCATGCACCACCACAGCTTGCAGGACTCCATCCTCAACCCCATGTCATCCAACCTGGTCGATCTGGGCTCTTAA
- the SIX2 gene encoding homeobox protein SIX2 isoform X1, producing MSMLPTFGFTQEQVACVCEVLQQGGNIERLGRFLWSLPACEHLHKNESVLKAKAVVAFHRGNFRELYKILESHQFSAHNHPKLQQLWLKAHYIEAEKLRGRPLGAVGKYRVRRKFPLPRSIWDGEETSYCFKEKSRSVLREWYAHNPYPSPREKRELAEATGLTTTQVSNWFKNRRQRDRAAEAKERENNENSNSNSHNPLSASMNGNKTVLGSSEDEKTPSGTPDHTSSSPALLLSSNPGLQPLHGLGHPQGPSAIPVPSADPMHHHSLQDSILNPMSSNLVDLGS from the exons ATGTCGATGCTCCCGACTTTTGGCTTCACCCAAGAGCAAGTGGCCTGCGTCTGCGAGGTGCTCCAGCAAGGCGGCAACATCGAGCGGCTGGGGCGGTTCCTCTGGTCCCTCCCTGCCTGCGAGCACCTCCACAAGAACGAGAGCGTCCTGAAGGCCAAGGCGGTGGTGGCCTTCCACCGGGGCAACTTCCGCGAGCTCTACAAGATCCTGGAGAGCCACCAGTTCTCGGCGCACAACCACCccaagctgcagcagctctggctgaAGGCGCACTACATCGAGGCGGAGAAGCTGCGGGGGCGACCCCTAGGGGCGGTGGGCAAGTACCGGGTGCGCCGCAAGTTCCCGCTGCCCCGCTCCATCTGGGACGGCGAGGAGACCAGCTACTGCTTCAAGGAGAAGAGCCGCAGCGTCCTCCGCGAGTGGTACGCCCACAACCCCTACCCGTCCCCCCGCGAGAAGCGGGAGCTGGCCGAGGCCACCGGCCTCACCACCACCCAGGTCAGCAACTGGTTCAAGAACCGCCGGCAGCGGGACCGCGCCGCCGAGGCCAAGGAAAG GGAAAACAACGAGAATTCCAACTCCAACAGCCACAACCCGCTCTCGGCGTCAATGAACGGGAATAAGACAGTTTTGGGGAGCTCAGAGGACGAGAAGACGCCGTCAGGGACCCCGGATCACACCTCCTCCAGCCCCGCGCTGCTGCTCAGCTCCAACCCCGGGCTGCAGCCCCTGCACGGCCTGGGCCACCCCCAGGGCCCCAGCGCCATCCCCGTGCCCAGCGCCGACCCCATGCACCACCACAGCTTGCAGGACTCCATCCTCAACCCCATGTCATCCAACCTGGTCGATCTGGGCTCTTAA